From a single Sphingobium lignivorans genomic region:
- a CDS encoding TauD/TfdA dioxygenase family protein, with translation MPDDATLPPPIVAGLPMPQFKRIGVEPISGACGCEISGVDLREPLDSETLAEIMKAFEHFTVIVLRDQNLSPEQHKAFSRHFGEITELPQAPIYGEHRDMQEVRREAFEPENVVPSFEHFHTDSPFLLQPPKCIVMRALEVPRWGGDTAFSNAYLVYEHLSDGMKALLDGLQVVYSGAEIWSKNENLPPEKRLRLRESHDFTEDQLTNTHPAVRVHPVTGRKALFATSAYFKHFVGWNEAESRALLNYLQSLAQHLHYHCRVKWKKDTLIVWDNRFTLHRGVHDFKFERRHLVRTTVKGERPLGPGDFSPKA, from the coding sequence ATGCCCGACGACGCAACGCTGCCTCCCCCGATCGTCGCGGGCCTTCCGATGCCCCAGTTCAAGCGCATTGGTGTCGAACCAATCAGTGGTGCCTGTGGGTGTGAAATCAGCGGCGTCGATCTGCGCGAGCCTCTGGATTCCGAGACGCTCGCGGAGATCATGAAGGCTTTTGAACATTTCACCGTGATCGTGCTGCGCGACCAGAACCTGTCTCCCGAGCAGCACAAGGCTTTCTCTCGTCATTTTGGTGAAATCACTGAACTGCCCCAGGCTCCCATCTATGGCGAGCACCGGGATATGCAGGAAGTGCGTCGCGAGGCGTTCGAGCCCGAGAATGTCGTTCCGTCATTCGAGCATTTTCATACGGACAGCCCGTTTCTGCTGCAGCCGCCCAAATGCATCGTCATGCGAGCGCTCGAAGTGCCGCGATGGGGCGGCGACACCGCGTTTTCCAATGCCTATCTTGTCTATGAACATCTCTCGGACGGGATGAAGGCGCTCCTGGACGGGCTCCAGGTGGTTTATTCTGGCGCAGAAATCTGGTCGAAGAATGAAAACCTGCCGCCGGAAAAACGCCTCCGCCTGCGCGAGAGCCATGACTTCACCGAAGATCAGTTGACCAACACGCATCCTGCAGTGCGTGTCCATCCGGTCACCGGCCGCAAGGCCCTCTTCGCGACAAGCGCCTATTTCAAGCATTTCGTCGGATGGAATGAAGCAGAAAGCCGCGCTCTGCTGAATTACCTCCAGTCCCTCGCCCAGCACCTCCATTATCACTGCCGGGTGAAATGGAAGAAGGACACGCTGATCGTCTGGGATAATCGCTTCACGCTTCATCGCGGTGTTCATGATTTCAAATTCGAGCGCCGTCACCTCGTCCGGACGACCGTGAAGGGCGAACGCCCCCTCGGTCCTGGCGACTTCAGCCCAAAAGCCTGA
- a CDS encoding IclR family transcriptional regulator, giving the protein MTEDDRGAGARTIALLKIVAESGATFTLTQLGAQAALPPSSVHRLLQPLIRSGMVERGTGQAYRVGSEFHRVASLIMQHVDPGRLADPILRRLWSQWEETCSLCVYKPSTHTAVVVATIQTPHPLRFMIERHTELSLSWGSLGRAILASLPDADAAEAMKNHALGPLSGQAMPSAAQMASVIEKVRTDGVANYRNEEMDVAGVAAPVFRADGTVLGSLGVTAPARRLLPHIALDIESSVKSAARELSALLGYKARDVLPSSR; this is encoded by the coding sequence ATGACAGAAGACGATCGCGGAGCAGGTGCACGGACAATTGCCCTGCTCAAGATTGTGGCGGAGAGCGGGGCCACATTCACATTGACTCAGCTCGGAGCGCAGGCCGCCTTGCCGCCCAGCAGCGTCCATCGCCTTCTTCAGCCGCTGATCCGCTCAGGCATGGTCGAGCGCGGGACGGGACAGGCCTATCGCGTCGGCAGCGAGTTCCATCGGGTGGCATCGCTCATCATGCAGCATGTCGATCCGGGTCGGCTGGCGGATCCGATCTTGCGTCGCCTGTGGTCGCAGTGGGAAGAAACCTGCTCCCTTTGTGTCTACAAGCCATCAACTCATACGGCCGTCGTCGTTGCCACGATACAGACGCCGCATCCTCTGCGCTTCATGATCGAACGTCACACGGAACTCTCACTGAGTTGGGGATCGCTCGGGCGCGCCATTCTGGCTTCACTTCCAGATGCAGATGCGGCCGAAGCGATGAAGAATCACGCCCTGGGCCCGCTGAGCGGCCAGGCCATGCCCTCCGCCGCTCAAATGGCATCGGTCATCGAGAAGGTGCGCACGGACGGCGTGGCAAACTACAGGAACGAGGAAATGGATGTTGCCGGTGTCGCGGCTCCCGTCTTCCGCGCCGACGGGACGGTTTTGGGGAGTTTAGGCGTCACAGCACCGGCCAGACGGCTGCTGCCCCACATAGCGCTCGACATAGAGAGCTCGGTGAAGAGTGCGGCTCGGGAGCTGTCTGCTCTGCTGGGTTATAAAGCCCGCGATGTGTTGCCTTCAAGTCGGTGA
- a CDS encoding thiamine pyrophosphate-requiring protein: MKVSRAIAEILAKEGVEVIFGYPRNAVLETAAEIGIRPVIVRQERTGVHMADALSRLSRGKRLGVFAMQHGPGTENAYGGVAQAYSESVPVLVLPQGYARRIAHLPDNYNATVSMRDVSKHAEPLNVAEEVGNVMRRAFTQLRNGRLRPVIIELPWDVLPEEVEEPLVYHPSVSAKSAPDPAGVRAAATLLTSAKRPVIYAGQGVHWAEAYDELRALAEVLAVPVATSLEGKSCFDETHPLALGSGGAAIPGQLRHFLDEADVILGIGCSFSETAFGVRMPEGKRIIHATLDPADINKSVPCELALVGDAKLTLSMLLDASRGLIDGPRDMAPIAAEIAQVERSWMAEWLPILTSDSVPMTPYRVLWELQQTVDVANTIITHDAGSPRDQLTPFWKSRTPLSYIGWGKSTQLGYGLGLAMGAKLACPDKLCINVWGDAAIGFTGMDFETAVRERLPILSILLNNSAMAIELDIMPAATERYRATDISGDYAAFARALGGYGERVERPADIADAIRRGIAATQAGQPALIEFITAKEKRASRL; encoded by the coding sequence ATGAAGGTCAGCAGAGCCATCGCGGAGATCCTCGCGAAAGAGGGCGTGGAGGTCATCTTCGGCTATCCGCGTAATGCCGTGCTGGAGACGGCGGCCGAGATCGGTATCCGGCCGGTCATCGTCCGGCAGGAGCGGACTGGCGTCCATATGGCGGATGCGCTGTCCCGCTTGAGCCGGGGCAAGCGCCTCGGTGTCTTCGCCATGCAACATGGCCCAGGCACCGAGAATGCCTATGGCGGTGTCGCCCAGGCCTATTCGGAATCCGTTCCGGTCCTTGTTCTTCCGCAGGGCTATGCGCGCCGCATCGCGCACCTGCCCGACAACTACAATGCGACAGTTTCGATGCGAGACGTCAGCAAGCATGCAGAACCGTTGAACGTGGCCGAGGAAGTCGGCAACGTCATGCGTCGCGCGTTCACGCAATTGCGCAACGGTCGCTTGCGGCCGGTCATCATCGAATTGCCCTGGGACGTTCTACCCGAGGAGGTAGAAGAACCCCTTGTCTACCATCCCTCGGTCAGCGCGAAAAGTGCACCCGATCCGGCCGGCGTTCGGGCCGCCGCAACGCTGCTCACATCGGCGAAACGTCCCGTCATTTATGCCGGGCAGGGCGTGCACTGGGCAGAGGCCTATGATGAACTGCGGGCTCTGGCCGAGGTGCTGGCCGTGCCCGTCGCGACGAGCCTTGAAGGCAAGAGCTGTTTTGATGAGACGCATCCCCTCGCGCTGGGCTCGGGTGGCGCGGCTATTCCCGGCCAGCTTCGGCATTTCCTTGACGAGGCCGACGTCATTCTCGGCATCGGCTGCAGTTTCTCGGAAACGGCCTTCGGGGTACGTATGCCAGAGGGCAAACGCATCATTCATGCGACGCTCGACCCGGCGGACATCAACAAGTCGGTGCCCTGCGAACTCGCCCTTGTCGGAGATGCAAAGCTCACCCTTTCAATGTTGCTCGACGCAAGTCGGGGACTGATCGACGGTCCCCGGGATATGGCCCCGATCGCAGCGGAGATTGCGCAGGTCGAACGGTCATGGATGGCCGAGTGGCTGCCGATCCTCACCAGCGACAGTGTCCCGATGACACCCTATCGGGTGCTCTGGGAGCTTCAGCAGACGGTGGATGTGGCCAACACCATCATCACACATGACGCGGGCTCACCCCGAGACCAACTCACCCCATTCTGGAAAAGCAGGACGCCGCTCTCCTATATCGGCTGGGGGAAGTCGACGCAGCTTGGCTATGGGCTTGGCCTGGCGATGGGCGCAAAGCTGGCCTGCCCGGACAAGCTGTGCATCAACGTGTGGGGCGACGCGGCAATCGGTTTCACGGGCATGGACTTCGAGACCGCAGTCCGCGAACGTTTGCCGATCCTCTCCATCCTTCTCAACAACAGCGCCATGGCGATCGAGCTTGATATCATGCCGGCCGCCACGGAGCGCTACCGTGCGACCGACATCTCAGGAGACTATGCTGCTTTTGCGCGCGCGCTTGGCGGATATGGCGAGCGTGTCGAACGTCCCGCCGATATCGCCGACGCAATCAGACGCGGCATCGCCGCGACGCAAGCCGGTCAACCGGCGCTGATCGAATTCATCACCGCCAAGGAAAAGAGAGCGTCGCGGCTGTGA
- the cobA gene encoding uroporphyrinogen-III C-methyltransferase, with protein MVEEFPAGMVWLVGAGPGDPDLLSRKAERLLGRADIIFHDALVGRSILAMAPQAEMVNVGKRAGRHSKDQRTIDRLIVEAALAGRHVLRLKGGDPSIFGRSTEEIAACAEHGVPVRICPGITAASAAAAQGLASLTLRGMARQLTFLTAHARRGEAIEHDWEALGRAKGTLAIYMGRAAAADIARNLIAAGRDPATPVLIAVNVSLPNERLLRGRLDALAFLVRAIGQDDPTLLLIGEAVHCGLAASSGEGIVKEAAGRAAISG; from the coding sequence ATGGTTGAGGAATTTCCCGCCGGGATGGTCTGGCTGGTCGGAGCGGGGCCGGGCGATCCCGACCTGCTCAGCCGCAAGGCGGAACGCCTGCTGGGCCGCGCCGACATCATTTTCCACGATGCACTCGTCGGCAGATCGATCCTTGCGATGGCGCCTCAGGCGGAAATGGTGAATGTCGGCAAGCGCGCCGGGCGGCATTCCAAGGATCAGCGCACGATCGACAGGCTGATCGTCGAGGCGGCGCTGGCCGGCCGCCATGTCCTGCGGCTGAAGGGTGGGGATCCTTCGATCTTCGGTCGTTCGACGGAGGAAATCGCTGCCTGCGCTGAGCATGGCGTGCCGGTGCGTATCTGTCCCGGCATTACCGCCGCCAGTGCCGCGGCGGCGCAGGGGCTTGCGTCGCTTACGTTGCGCGGCATGGCGAGACAACTGACCTTCCTGACCGCTCATGCACGACGAGGTGAGGCAATCGAGCACGACTGGGAGGCGCTCGGCCGTGCCAAAGGCACGCTCGCCATCTACATGGGCCGCGCGGCCGCTGCGGACATCGCGCGAAATCTCATCGCAGCGGGCCGCGACCCGGCCACGCCCGTGCTCATTGCCGTCAATGTCTCGCTGCCGAACGAACGGCTGCTGCGTGGCCGCCTTGATGCCCTGGCCTTCCTCGTCCGGGCAATCGGCCAGGACGATCCGACGCTTCTGCTGATCGGCGAAGCCGTCCACTGCGGGCTTGCCGCAAGCTCTGGCGAAGGGATTGTGAAAGAGGCCGCCGGCCGCGCAGCGATAAGCGGCTAG
- a CDS encoding MFS transporter, with product MRGLPIPDGSTPAANAENARELETNPRGDWSAQAIYSLGFLTLVSSFNYLDRSLLGLALPQIKAEMHISDTVMGLVSGLAFVLFYSIMSVPIAWAADRWNRRNIIAVGFAFWSFMTLATAWVGNIWQLAIARFLMGAGEACGIAPSNSMTADLFRAERRPLAYSIFATAASISSILFFPIAGWVGQHYGWRQMFIVAGLPGLGLALLFFLTVREPRRGASESRTARSDATSSKDKGTVRFWQSLRLLLGSRAYLALLAGSTFMGLNVFASSVWTPTFLTRVHGLSLGEIAATIGPLRGACGVAGVLLGGLLIDRLGRRHAHWRMTLPAIACILVGPAEAAFALSDHHVVWLGGFAVSAFLLLVHQGPVFAGVVAVAPLRTRAVATSILLFCSAMFGQAVGPLLVGVMNDLLEPAFGLQAIRYSMLIVAGTAVLAGLCFFIAGRATTREQRQ from the coding sequence GTGAGGGGCCTTCCGATCCCTGACGGCTCCACGCCCGCGGCCAATGCCGAAAATGCTCGCGAGCTTGAGACGAACCCGCGCGGTGACTGGTCAGCCCAGGCAATATATAGCCTGGGGTTCCTGACGCTGGTCTCTTCATTCAACTATCTCGACCGCTCACTGCTTGGCCTGGCGTTGCCCCAGATCAAGGCCGAAATGCATATTTCGGACACGGTGATGGGGCTCGTGTCAGGGCTGGCCTTCGTCCTGTTCTATTCGATCATGAGCGTACCGATCGCCTGGGCAGCGGATCGGTGGAACCGACGCAACATCATCGCAGTGGGCTTTGCGTTCTGGAGTTTCATGACCCTCGCCACGGCCTGGGTTGGCAACATCTGGCAGCTCGCGATTGCCCGCTTCCTCATGGGTGCGGGCGAGGCTTGCGGTATCGCGCCGTCAAACTCGATGACTGCGGATCTGTTTCGGGCCGAACGCCGACCGCTCGCCTATTCGATCTTCGCGACAGCCGCCTCGATCTCGTCCATTCTCTTCTTTCCCATCGCAGGCTGGGTTGGGCAGCATTATGGATGGCGCCAGATGTTCATCGTCGCGGGGCTGCCCGGGCTGGGGCTGGCCTTGCTCTTCTTCCTGACGGTCCGTGAGCCTCGTCGCGGAGCCTCGGAAAGCAGGACGGCCCGCAGCGATGCGACCTCGAGCAAGGACAAAGGCACTGTCCGTTTCTGGCAGAGCCTCCGGCTCCTGCTGGGTTCGCGCGCTTATCTTGCGCTTCTGGCCGGATCCACCTTCATGGGTCTCAATGTCTTCGCCTCCTCGGTCTGGACCCCCACATTCCTCACCCGCGTCCATGGCCTTTCCCTGGGCGAGATTGCTGCGACCATCGGCCCGTTGCGCGGCGCTTGCGGCGTGGCGGGCGTCCTGCTCGGCGGCCTCCTCATCGACAGGCTCGGGCGTCGTCACGCGCATTGGCGCATGACGCTCCCTGCGATCGCCTGCATTCTAGTGGGGCCGGCCGAGGCGGCATTCGCTCTGAGCGACCATCATGTGGTCTGGCTCGGCGGCTTCGCCGTCAGCGCCTTTCTCCTGCTTGTCCATCAGGGCCCGGTGTTCGCCGGGGTGGTTGCTGTCGCGCCGCTGCGCACCCGAGCGGTGGCGACCTCCATCCTGCTCTTCTGCTCGGCCATGTTCGGGCAAGCGGTCGGCCCACTTCTTGTCGGGGTCATGAACGACCTGCTGGAGCCCGCATTCGGTCTCCAGGCCATTCGATACTCGATGCTCATCGTCGCCGGAACAGCGGTCCTGGCTGGCCTGTGCTTCTTCATCGCTGGAAGAGCCACCACCAGGGAGCAGCGGCAATGA
- a CDS encoding molybdopterin-dependent oxidoreductase, translating into MAVRTTCAYCGVGCGILARVTGERKVEIEGDPDHPANAGRLCSKGTHLGETVGLEGRLLHPMIGNRRTSWDKALNLVAKRFRDIIARHGPDSVAFYVSGQLLTEDYYVANKLMKGFIGSANIDTNSRLCMSSAVAGHQRAFGEDVVPASYDDLDAADLIVLVGSNTAWCHPVVYQRIMAARAARGTKLVVIDPRRTETCEEADLHLPLRPGTDVALMNGLLAHMRREGLVDEAYLSAHVSVPDGFWSALETDNDLWSVARLCDLAPADLQGFYELFAATPRTVTLFSQGINQSIRGTDQVNAIINVHLATGRIGKTGAAPFSITGQPNAMGGREVGGLASTLAAHRNFSDEDIADVGRFWAAERMATKPGLKAVDLFRAMGEGRIKAVWIMATNPAVSLPDVGRVREALAECPFVVVSDVIADTDTGRFAHVRLPAAAWGEKDGTVTNSERMISRQRALMPLPGEARPDWWIIKEVARRMGWRTAFGYDRPAEIWREHARLTAYRNEGARALDLRGKAAIGNEAYDALAPFQWGGRPFADGRFPTPDGKARLVSVAQRDAEASLADWPMTLNTGRYRDHWHTMTRTGLSPRLARHREEPLVEIHPDDAASLGLADRALARVSTPQGESVFRVAHQPGQRRGELFVPIHWTDRQSTGGRAGLLPRPLVDPHSGQPGFKMTPARIASVSVDLHGFLIVHGEVPLPDCLWATRITVPGGTLYEIAGLGDPLALDRALPRGERVEASDPARGTRRVAILHEGRLVAALFVTRSGELPSRDWLIGQLQQPQGPRVLAGRAPGGQLERGAIVCACFDVGMRAIVAAIRDEGLADIAAIGVALGAGTNCGSCRPAIARLIADERKEAANG; encoded by the coding sequence GTGGCTGTCCGAACGACCTGCGCTTATTGCGGTGTCGGCTGCGGCATCCTCGCGCGTGTGACCGGCGAGCGCAAAGTCGAGATCGAGGGCGATCCCGATCATCCCGCCAATGCCGGCCGTCTCTGCTCCAAGGGCACGCATCTGGGCGAGACGGTCGGCCTTGAGGGCCGGCTGCTCCACCCCATGATCGGCAACCGTCGCACAAGCTGGGACAAGGCGCTCAACCTGGTGGCGAAGCGCTTTCGCGACATCATTGCCCGCCACGGGCCGGACAGCGTCGCCTTCTACGTCTCCGGCCAGTTGCTGACCGAGGATTATTATGTCGCCAACAAGCTGATGAAGGGCTTCATCGGCTCGGCCAATATCGACACCAATTCGCGCCTCTGCATGTCGAGCGCCGTGGCCGGTCATCAGCGGGCGTTCGGGGAGGATGTCGTCCCGGCGAGCTATGACGATCTCGACGCGGCCGATCTCATCGTGCTCGTGGGTTCCAATACGGCCTGGTGCCACCCGGTTGTTTATCAGCGCATCATGGCTGCGCGTGCGGCACGGGGCACGAAGCTTGTCGTCATCGATCCCCGCCGTACCGAGACCTGCGAGGAGGCGGACCTTCACTTGCCGCTGCGCCCCGGCACGGACGTGGCGCTGATGAACGGCCTGCTCGCCCACATGCGGCGCGAGGGGCTGGTCGACGAGGCCTATCTTTCAGCGCATGTCAGCGTGCCGGACGGGTTCTGGAGCGCTCTGGAAACGGACAACGACCTGTGGAGCGTGGCACGCCTGTGCGATCTCGCCCCCGCGGACCTGCAGGGCTTCTATGAGCTGTTCGCAGCCACGCCGCGCACGGTCACGCTGTTCAGCCAGGGGATCAACCAGTCGATCCGTGGAACCGACCAGGTGAACGCGATCATCAACGTCCATCTTGCGACCGGCCGGATCGGCAAGACCGGCGCCGCGCCGTTCTCGATCACGGGGCAGCCCAATGCGATGGGGGGGCGGGAAGTCGGTGGACTGGCTTCGACATTGGCGGCGCATCGCAACTTTTCCGATGAGGACATCGCCGATGTCGGCCGTTTCTGGGCAGCGGAACGCATGGCGACGAAGCCGGGGCTCAAGGCGGTGGACCTGTTCCGCGCCATGGGCGAGGGCCGGATCAAGGCGGTGTGGATCATGGCAACCAATCCGGCGGTGTCGCTGCCTGATGTTGGTCGTGTCCGCGAAGCCCTCGCCGAATGTCCTTTCGTCGTCGTCTCCGATGTGATTGCCGATACCGATACGGGCCGGTTTGCGCATGTTCGGCTCCCCGCCGCCGCCTGGGGTGAGAAGGACGGCACCGTCACCAATTCCGAGCGCATGATCAGCCGCCAGCGTGCGCTGATGCCGCTGCCCGGGGAGGCGAGGCCGGACTGGTGGATCATCAAGGAAGTCGCCCGCCGCATGGGCTGGCGCACGGCCTTCGGCTATGATCGCCCCGCGGAGATCTGGCGCGAGCATGCCCGTCTGACCGCTTATCGCAACGAGGGCGCGCGGGCGCTTGACCTGCGGGGCAAGGCCGCGATCGGAAACGAAGCCTATGATGCTCTGGCGCCGTTCCAGTGGGGCGGGCGGCCTTTCGCGGACGGGCGCTTTCCCACGCCGGACGGTAAGGCGCGGCTGGTGTCCGTGGCCCAGCGCGACGCCGAGGCAAGCCTCGCGGACTGGCCGATGACGCTCAACACCGGGCGCTATCGGGACCATTGGCACACGATGACGCGCACGGGGCTCAGCCCCAGGCTGGCGCGGCATCGCGAGGAGCCGCTGGTCGAGATCCATCCCGATGATGCGGCTTCGCTCGGCCTCGCTGATCGGGCGCTGGCGCGGGTTTCGACGCCGCAGGGCGAGAGCGTGTTTCGGGTTGCCCATCAACCGGGACAGCGGCGTGGCGAGTTGTTCGTGCCGATTCACTGGACTGACCGGCAATCGACCGGCGGCCGCGCCGGTCTGTTGCCGCGGCCCCTCGTCGATCCGCACAGCGGTCAGCCGGGTTTCAAGATGACGCCCGCGCGCATCGCGTCGGTTTCTGTCGACTTGCATGGCTTCCTGATCGTGCATGGCGAAGTGCCGCTGCCCGACTGTCTGTGGGCGACGCGGATCACGGTGCCGGGCGGCACGCTCTACGAGATCGCGGGGCTGGGCGATCCGCTTGCGCTCGATCGCGCCTTGCCGCGCGGCGAACGGGTCGAGGCGAGCGATCCTGCCCGGGGCACGCGTCGTGTCGCCATCCTGCATGAGGGGCGCCTCGTCGCCGCGCTGTTCGTGACGCGTAGCGGCGAATTGCCTTCGCGGGACTGGCTGATCGGCCAGCTCCAGCAGCCGCAGGGGCCGCGGGTGCTCGCCGGTCGCGCGCCTGGCGGACAGCTGGAGAGAGGCGCGATCGTCTGCGCGTGCTTCGATGTCGGGATGCGCGCCATCGTCGCGGCGATCCGCGATGAAGGGCTGGCCGATATCGCAGCCATCGGGGTGGCTCTGGGAGCTGGCACCAATTGTGGTTCATGCCGGCCCGCGATCGCCCGCCTCATTGCCGATGAACGAAAGGAAGCTGCCAATGGTTGA
- the nirD gene encoding nitrite reductase small subunit NirD, with amino-acid sequence MIGEWLDIGWVNEIPVRGSRTVPVEGGEEIAVFRTSDDRIFALVNRCPHKHGPLSQGIVHGHSVACPLHNWNIALATGEAQGEDKGCTPVIPVKIDGGRVLICRASTLKAAA; translated from the coding sequence ATGATCGGCGAATGGCTCGACATCGGCTGGGTGAATGAGATTCCGGTGCGCGGCAGCCGCACCGTGCCCGTCGAGGGCGGCGAAGAGATCGCCGTTTTCCGCACCAGTGACGACAGGATCTTCGCGCTGGTCAATCGCTGCCCGCACAAACACGGGCCGCTCAGCCAGGGCATCGTCCATGGCCACAGCGTCGCCTGCCCCCTCCACAACTGGAACATCGCCCTCGCCACCGGGGAAGCGCAAGGCGAGGACAAGGGCTGCACGCCGGTCATCCCGGTCAAGATCGATGGCGGGCGGGTGCTGATCTGCCGGGCAAGCACATTGAAGGCGGCGGCGTGA